Proteins co-encoded in one Candidatus Blochmannia sp. SNP genomic window:
- the rnhB gene encoding ribonuclease HII, translated as MTHQKYYLSKKLKLIAGVDEAGCGSLVGSVIAAAVILHPTQPIFGLADSKKLNNNKRLNLYKNIIQNSLDWSIGSSNAAEIDRFNILQARLLAMKRAVQNLSIKPDLILIDGNHAPKFIETPYQCFKKGDSKIPIISAASIIAKVTRDQDMVMLDIQYPKYGFAQNKGYPTAFHLNQLELYGPISHHRKSFAPIKHKIFHIKK; from the coding sequence ATGACACATCAAAAATACTATTTATCAAAAAAATTAAAATTAATTGCAGGCGTAGATGAAGCAGGATGTGGATCATTAGTTGGGTCAGTAATAGCTGCAGCAGTGATATTACACCCAACACAACCAATTTTTGGATTGGCTGATTCTAAAAAACTAAATAACAATAAGCGACTTAATTTATATAAAAATATTATACAAAATTCATTAGATTGGAGTATTGGATCTTCTAACGCTGCAGAAATTGATCGTTTTAACATTTTACAAGCTCGATTGTTAGCAATGAAGCGAGCAGTACAAAATTTATCTATTAAACCAGATTTGATTTTAATAGATGGAAATCATGCTCCAAAATTTATAGAAACACCTTATCAGTGCTTTAAAAAAGGAGATTCTAAAATCCCAATTATAAGCGCGGCTTCTATTATAGCTAAAGTTACTCGTGATCAAGACATGGTTATGTTAGATATACAATATCCAAAATATGGATTTGCTCAAAACAAAGGATACCCTACTGCTTTTCACCTAAATCAATTAGAATTATATGGTCCTATATCGCATCATCGAAAAAGTTTCGCGCCTATAAAACATAAAATTTTTCACATCAAAAAATAA